DNA from Globicephala melas chromosome 11, mGloMel1.2, whole genome shotgun sequence:
GGGTCAATAAAGATACAGTCAGAAACCTCTCTGTTACCACTCCTCCCAAAAGATGCTCCAGTCTTCCCCTTGGACCCAACCAGGCCAGCCCACCCTGTCTGTGACAAGACCCTTCTTTCCTGCCTCAACCGCCCAGAACCACCAACCTGCAACACTAGGTTCTCCAAGCTGCTTGCTCGGGCCAGGGGAGCACTGCAGGGAGACGCTGAAACAGTGTCCCGTCTGGGACCGCCTGGCTGTCCCACTGCCTCACTCTCATCCTCATCGCCCCCACCCAAATCCAGGGGCTCCAGCAGACGGCTGAGGCTGAGCAAgccgggggctggggctgggtgaTCTGAGGAGCAAGGCGAACACGGAGGCCTGGTCATGTCTACCCCTGCTCCGAAGAAGAAGGGCACCACTTCCCCTACACGCCCCCATCTCAAAACTAAAACTCACCCTCTGGTGCAAAGTCCACGCCTTTCTTGAAGCCGGGTGGAACAGTAAGAAGATCTGGAggacagggacagagagagagaatctggGCTCCTGCACACTGCCGTATAAGTCACGTGGTACATTAACCTAAAGGACGTCCTTCATGGCACAGACGTCGCGGTTGCTGATATTTATCGTGACAATTTTCCAACAGATGACAGTAAAGGTTGTTATGGAAGGGGTACCTTTTCCTAATTTGCTCAGGGAAATGGAAGAGCTAGCAAGGACCCAGTGACAGGCCCGGGCCCCTCTTCCTCAGGGCCCAGACTCAGAGCCCTTCCTCCCAAGGGTCCATCCCGGCACCACCTCACCTTTCTCAAAGTCTATCTCCTCCTCAGCCTCCTCTCGAGTGCTCAGATCTGCTATGGTGGGCTCATCCATTCCCCCTGGGGAGAGGTTGAACAAACAGGGATTCATGGGGTGGGAGTGACACAGGAGGGGTGGAGACTAAGGGCTTCCTTCCCTACCATCCCACTTCCACAAGCGTCACCTGGCCAGAAAGGGTACTGTGTTGGATTCCCCCACAGGGACTGGGAGATGGGCCCGGGTGGCCGGCGAAGAGACAAGGAGGTCGTGGCCGACAGGTTTGTATTCTCTAGCAGGACCTGACGCAAGAGATCAGAGCGCCAGTGAGGCTGAGCTTGCCTCTGACTCCCCTTTTCCCAACCCTGCTTCTCGTGGCCCGTGACCTCTTACCTCCTTGTAGCCTAGTATCTGGCCTGTGGTTGGGTGTCTTTGGGCCTGTAGGTCGGAGGGGACTGGGGCCCCCAGTGTGGCCAGGAGAGACCAAGGATCCATCTTCCTCTGCCATTTTCTGGACAGAAGGAAAGTAATTTTCAGGTCTTCTTTCTCCGGTGTCCCAGCTTTCTTCAGGGACCCACCTCCCTAGTCCAGGCCCCTCTAGACCCCTCACCGGGCTGAGTGTTCCACACCGTGCAGAGGCAGCCAGGCAGGAGATGACAGAAACAACTGCTCTGCTTCTTGCTGCAGATCTGGGGCACAGGGAGGGAGGCCGTGGGGAAGCTGGAACAAGGGCAAGATGAGACGCAAAAGGTAAGAGAAGAGAGTAAGACacagagcaaagagaaggtgATAGGATTCATACTTAGATCAGAAATGGGAGATGTCCCAGAGAGACTAGGACAGTCAGGCTGAAGGACTATTTTCCAAAGGTGGTTCTGCTTTACAGGACAAACGGCCTGCAACCGAATTACCTGGGGTGCTGGTTAATAATACAGATTTTGGATTTCAGAACCTATGGACctaagaatttgtattttaaaaaagctcccccactcagctcagtgctctgtgatgacatAGATGAGCGTAATGGggggggatgggagagaggggttatacgtatacatatagctgattcacttcgtggtacagcagaaactaacccaacattgtaaagccattatattccaataaaaaatggaaaaagtccCCTACTAATCATGAGGCACACTGATATTTCAGAATCACTAGTTTTAGGAAAAGGGGCCCAGACCTAAGGATGAAGAGCCAGGTGCTCAAAGGCTAGCATCTCAGCCACCAACAAGTGccctggagagagaaaaagactccAAGGAGAAAAGACACATTTGAAAGAGCAGTTCTCAGAGTTAAGGTATCCCCAGGGCTTCCAGCTCTGTCCTCCCATGGGCTCTGACCCACAGCAGGTCCACTGGGTTGGGAGTCTGGCCAGCACCAGTCTAGGCCCGGACGACAGGCGTCCAGAGACAGGAGAGCCAGGTCAAGTTAGATCCTACTGTGATGAGGGTGAAGGAGGTTCTAAGTTCCATGAGGGTCAAGGTTAGGGTCAAAAGTCACTCACGGTGCTCTCTGGAGCCCCAGGCACATTCAGCAGCTCCCAACGCCCTGTGCATCCCAGCTCTACGGCCCGAAGGGGCAGGTCCAGAGGATCTGGGGGAGGTAGCACTACGGGGGAAAGGTCACAGGTCAGGGGTCAAGGGTCATTCCCTGTCTACGCCTCCTTTCCACCCACTGCCCCTCACCGATTCGCTCCGTCTCCATCATCCTGGAGCCTCGGCAGCTACCTGGCAGCCCGGAAGTGTAGGGAGGAGCCGAAACGGCGGAAGTAGAAGCGACTTCCGGCACAACCCCTCCGGGGGCGGGGATAAGTGCTACCGAGGGGCGGGCCCAAACTGGTGGGATGCCGGGCGGAAGTGTGTGCGCCGCGGGCCGCCTTGGTTACCGCGTTCTCCGCCCTTCGCTACGTCATCGCTCCGAGCCCGCGATCCGCTGCCCGCTTGGGCGCCGCCCGAGACCGTGGGGCTTCGGTTGCCGCCCCCTCAGGTAAGGCCTTCTCCTCAGCCTTCGTCCCTTTTTTCCGAGCTCCTTCTGTCTTCTTGCCCCTTTGGTTGCTCTGAAAGCGCTGCGCGGGTTCCACTGCCTCCTCTGCTTTTCGGACCCCGCGATTGCCATACTAACCCCAGCGAGGTAGGGGGGTCTGGTGCCATCGTCTTGGCGACGGAGGGGGTGTTTCTCCCTTCCTGGGCCACATGGTGCCCCTAGGCGCTGGTATCCGTGATTCCTGAAGAGAGAAGGGAATGCTGGTTGATCCCGACGAGCGGGGGTTTGGACGGCAGCCTGGTTTAAGCAAGGGGTAGGGAGAGGCAGAAGACAGGAGTAGGcaggcctggaggggtggggctggggtcagTGTGCACGGCGTGTGACCCCTGGGCGGTGACAGTGGAGAAAGATGTCTTGGGCCCTGCCCCTGAACCAGGAGCCACCATGTTGGTGATACCCCCCGGACTGAGCGAGGAGGAGGAGGCTCTGCAGAAGAAATTCAACAAACTCAAGAAAAAGGTGAGGGAGTGTGTGCGGGTATGACCCAAACTTTCAAAGACTCTACACTGAGAACACCTGGGGTGAGTGtgcggggctggggtgggtggggattcAGCTAGCTCATACATGGAGACATACCACCTCTCAGTGTAGTTTCAGCAATGGACTTTCTCAAGTGtgtactttcttttctctcttttctatgcAGTCTGCCAtggagttttcttccttttccatggCTTTTAGTATCACCTAAGAGCCGGCGATCCCGAGCTTGGTTTTTCCAGTTCCATCTAGTGTTTTACTGATAAGTTTCACATATCCAAAATTGAAGCTATCATCTTGTCTGTTCTAAACTTGATCTTCCAAATAGGGCTGACTACATTTACTTCTCCCATGTGTTTGGGATGAAAGTCTTATCTCTGTCTTCTGCTCAATTTGCATAGCCAGACATTTGCCAAGTCGTCTTGATTCTTCCCTTGAAGTAATTGCTTCCGTTTACTTTTTCCTGTTTATTCCCTAGATCAGGTCTTTGCTGATGCTCACCTATCCTGTCGTAATGGTCTCTcaacaagtttctttttttggacAGACTTCTTCACTCCTATTAAAATGGTGCATTGAAAACACAAAACACCgctcttctttttctcaaaacTCAGTGGTTTCACATTGTCTATAAAACAAAGCCTTAATCAGGCATCCCTTTCTGTAGAACTATTCCTTGATCCCAAAACATGCCTTCCCAAAGCTTTCTTATCTCTGCATCTTTGCCACCctgttttctttgtctgaaatGCCCTTTCCTCTCAGTCTGTGTTATGCAGATTGTATCCAGGACCCAGTCTAATAACCATTTGGCATCAGAAAAATCTTACTTGCTCTCAGCTACAATCTGCACTTACGATCAGTCTTGAAAATTCAACCTAGTCGTCATCTAATTTCTCagactgtaagcttcttgagggGAGGATCTGTGTCTCATGCTTTTGCATATCCGTGTTTCAGAGCAATTGTGTGTTCTTATTAAACACGTAGGGGTGGATGGATGAAGTCCCTAAGAAGGCACGGAGGCTTATATTTCATTGCAGCTTATATCCGGGGGTCTGGTCTATGATTGAATGCCTTGTTTTCAACTTGAAAAACATGAGACTGGAAAGCCTCTGGAGGCCATGGTTTGAATAGATTAAGTATGGCTGGCTTTGTAGATGATCTGGGGGACTATGTAAGAGGCAGGGCAGCCTCAATGTACCACTCCAGGGGCACCATTTGCATTGTTTTCTCTCAGCACGGTGTCCCCGGAGTGATGCGCCCAGGGGCCTTGGGAGAGGACCTGGCCAGGGATTGGCCCTCACCAACTCCTCTCTTCTCACTCTTGTTCCCAGAAAAAGGCATTGCTGGCTCTGAAGAAGcaaagcagcagcagcacagCCAGCCAAGGCGGCGTCAAACGCTGTGAGTGACAAGGGAGGCGGGGATAGACTGGAAGTGAGCAGCACGGGCTGACCTGTGTCACAGCCTGGCCAACATAATGCCTCTTTCCCTCGCCACTCCAGCACTGTCAGAGCAGCCTGTGGTGGACACAGCCACGGCAACAGAGCAGGCGAAGCAGCTGGTGAAGTCAGGAGCCATCAGTGCCATCAAGGCTGAGACCAAGAACTCAGGCTTCAAACGTTCCCGGACCCTAGAGGGGAAGTTAAAGGTGAGCACAGGCAGAAAGATTGTTCAgggactccttgacttcagaggGCATCCTTGCAAGTTGGAATGGAGGTAAGTTTAGGGGGAAAGTAACGCCAGTTTAATCATGGGCAGGTTGCTACACCACCCTGAGCTTCaggtttcttatctgtaaagtgaagaAACTGGATGACTCCTAGATTCTCCTCCGTTTACGCATTCTGTGACTCTGATGCATCCTGTGGTAGAGCTCCTGGAGTGTGGTGCTCAGAGGAGTTGAGCAGGCTGAGAATGTCGTCAGGCTTAAGACATTTTTAAGTAAACTAACTGCTTTAAGTGTGTATTAAATCTTTtatgtaaaaggaaagaaaagataggccaGGGGAGCCGAGAAGAGGGTGAGGGAAGAGGGCCTCCTTCTGCCCCGTGGTTAGGCAGCCTCCTGCTCCCCACTGAGGTGGGTCTCTGCCGTCTTCCCAGGACCCTGAGAAGGGGCCAGTCCCCACTTTCCAGCCGTTCCAGAGGAGCATATCTGCCGATGATGACCTGCAGGAGGTAATGGTTTCCAGTTGTCTGTCTCTGAGCGGCTTCTGGGGGATTGAGAAAAATGAGCGACCCACATATTTGGGACCACATGCCGGCAGCTAGGACTCATCTTAACTGTCCTTGGTTTCCTTTTCAGTCGTCTAGACGTCCACAGAGGAAATCTCTGTATGAGAGGTTAGAGAAAGATAGGACTGGGTCCCACTGGCGGGCGGTGGGGCCAGGGGGATTGCCTGGGTCCTTAGGAGGTTTGGGACTGGAGTGGGCGGAGCTGGGGCTACAGAGGGATTGCTGAGTCTCCCCAGGCTCTGGGAAGGCGAGGCAGAGGCCCCCTTTGATCCTCCCTGTCTACCTCTCCCCAGCTTTGTGTCTTCCAGCGATCGGCTTCGGGAACTGGGGCCAGATGGAGAAGAGGCGGAGCGCCCGGGGGCTGGTGATGCCCCCGCTCGAAGCTTCGACTGGGGCTATGAAGAACGTGGTAGTGCCCGCTCCTCAGGCTCCCCTCCCCGAAGCCGCAGCCGGGACCGCAGCCGCGAGCGGAACCGGGACCGAGACCGGGAACGGGATCGAGACCGAGAGCGGGACCGCGAGCGAGACAGAGACCGCGATCGAGACCGGGACCGGGACCGAGACCGGGACCGGGACCGGGACCGGGACCGAGAGGGCCCTTTCCGCAGTGAGTGATCTTGGCTGGTGGGAAAGTGACTTCAGATAAGGTTTAGGTGGGTCCTACTAAAGTGGACTCTTAAAGTGGAGGGTGAGCTAGACTATGTCTCGTTACTGATTTCTGTCCTGTAGGGTCGGACTCGTTCCCTGAACGCCGGGCCCCTCGGAAGGGGAACACTCTCTATGTGTATGGAGAAGACATGACGCCCACCCTCCTCCGTGGGGCCTTCTCTCCCTTTGGAAACATCATTGACCTCTCCATGGACCCACCCAGAAAGTAAGGATGACAGCGGGGCAGGATGATAGTCCTTGGAGGACCTGGGGTATGAGACCTGAGGGAGGAAGCTAGCCTGTCTCCACAGCCTGTAACACTGGATTTGATTGGGTCCCGAGGAGCCCATAGGCCCTCTACTGaccctgtgttttctcatcccaGCTGTGCCTTCGTCACCTATGAAAAGATGGAGTCAGCAGATCAGGCCGTTGCTGAGGTTGGGACTTCCCAGATCTGTTCTTCCCATCCCTCCTGCCatccttatattttctttctaaaatactgGGAGCCAGGAGGAAGTCATTTCCTCTTGACAGAGACGGTCTCTCCCTATTTACGCAGGAAACCTTGCATTCTCAAGTCCCTACTTAGTCTGTTCCTAGGATGGTAACTCCTGGAAATTCTCCTTTGGTTTGTCTATAATGTTTCCCCCcatcctctgccccctcccctcttctgccCCAGCTCAACGGGACCCAAGTGGAGTCCGTACAGCTCAAAGTCAGCATTGCCCGAAAACAGCCCATGCTGGACGCTGCCACTGGCAAGTCTGTCTGGGGCTCCCTGGGTAAGAATGGGATTCTTCCTCTCTCATTCTGTCCCCTACAGCTCACCCCTTTTTGTTCCCCGGCATGTCCCTGGGTTCTGTAGAGGTGATAGAGGTCTGGATTTGTGTGGCAGCTGTGGGGATTGGAAGGAGAATCGTCAGGCCTTCTGTCAGTTAGaagtagaaggagagaaaagtatGGAAAACAATTTCCAAGGCACTGACTGGAACGGGGAAAAAGTGGAAGTGACTGAGGTTGGTGAAGAAGGTGAGCATCTCATGCAGCCTTATTCATTTTGAGTTGCAGTATAGTTGGTGTTATAAAATAAGCCTTTGAAATTAGGGATCTGGAACTCAGGTGTGAGGTGAGGCATGAAAATGTAGACTAGAGCCATCTGTATCACGGGGTAGCTGCAGAACGATAGCGTTGGCAGGGGAGACTGAATTTCAAGAGAAGATGAACCGGGACTGGGCTTGAGGAATAATCAGGGGATATGGTGGGAAGCTGGGCTGTGTTCCTCATGCCCCACACGTCCCCAGCCATCCTGACTTGTTAGGCTGAAGTTGAGGATGCTGcaaaggagacagaaggagaggTCATGGGGCCTGGAGCAGCACCCGAGGGGCCTGGGTCATTGCAGCCAAAGGGTACAAGCTTTGAGAAAGAGGAAGTGATCAGCGGAGTCAAGATACAAAGCTCCAAGAGAATGGGGGCTTGTATGGGGGGTTCACTCTAGCCCCAGAGTGGCAGGGATGGAATCCTTGGAGGTGGGGTGAAGAGAGGGGACACACTGGGGgtagggaggaaagaggaaggggaagggacgGCTCGAGGGCCAAAGCTACACCCAGAATGAGTTCTCCTGATGGAGTGAGTAACCCGTTTTACCTGAAATAGATTTTCACGTAAAGGAGTGGGCACAAGGGAGTTCAGAGCAAGAGTGGTCCTCTGTACAAGCAGGAACCAAAAAGGACCAGCACGTCAACAAAGGACTAtagagattttttaatttttcgtGTACTGACTGAAAGTTGTGGGCTAACATTATTCACACGTCTCAACGATAACATTTGGCGTTTTTCTAAGAACAAAACACTCATTACGGTATTTGCATGTGCCATGATAACAGTGTACACTCTTTTTTGCTGGGGCCACGGGTTGGTAGCCGCCGGCCTAAGGGGACTAAAGGTATTAATAGAAAGGCCATCCCGGCCACCAGAGGGCAGCATGGAAACTGGGCATCCAAGGGCCAGAGGCTAGAGTTGAGGCGGTCAAACTCTGGGCCTCAGGTCTCATCAGTGCCCTCCTTCAGACCTTAATGAATACTCTCCTCCCTCCCTAGCTGTCCAGAATAGCCCTAAGGGTTGCCACCGGGACAAGAGGACCCAGATTGTCTACAGTGATGACGTCTATAAGGAAAACCTTGTGGACGGCTTCTAGGGAGTGGAACTGGATTCCGTGTGCCTCATCTGGCCCAGCGCTGGTCTCAGTAAAACACTGAGGTGGAAGCTCACACACCTCCCTCAGCCTCTGGTTTTTCAGCACTTGGGATTGGGGTTGAGCCTTGAAAAACGGCTGTTAGATTCGATCTCAGTTGTAACAACATGGTCAGTGCACGCTCCCCACTCCTTTACCCCAAAAGGATCTTGAACACAGGTGTTGTCGTAGTTGTTTTAATTTGATCTCATGCCCGTTTCCAACAGGAAACCCCTTATAGAAAACCCAGGTCCTCATCTTGGAGTTTTTCCTTGAGCCAGGGCAGCACTTGGTAGAGGTTGATGTGAAAGTCTCGGGCGTAAGCAGGGACCTGTTGCTGCCCCTTGCAGACGTCCACAACGCCCCAGCTGATCACACCAACCTGAAGAGGGCGAGGGCGTCCCAGGAACCATTTGGTAGACTTCCTTCCTAATCCCAGGGAGCGCAGCTACTCCCAGCTGCATCTGAGCTGACCTGGGAGGGTTAGACTAGGGGCCCAGCTCAGTCCTATCCCCTGGCACACAGATCAGACACACACCCCTACGTTGGCCAGTTCAAGGAAGAGTCCAAAGGTGAGGCAGGCTCCACCCTCCCCTTTCCAGCCACATGCAGTGAGCTTTCCTGCTTTGGGGGCCATGCTGACTACTTGGCATCTCCCcacagagaggaaaggggaaactCACTTGAATGAAGCGACTCTTCTTGTGAATAAACAGGGGACCACCAGAATCACCtacagggagggagaagctgTAGGGGAAAAGAGTCTTGGGCCTCAGGAACTTAGATCACAACCAAAGAGCCTTCTCTCACCTTTGCAAGTGTTGGGGTCAGCATAGGGAGCCACCCCTCCGGTGCAAAGGAACCTGGGGGTGACTACTTCAGAGACGTCCTTGACTTTGTCATAGCCTATGGCACGTAGAGCATCCCTCTCACAGCCAGTTTTCTGTAGGTGAGGTGGGGATGCACGCAGGAGAGGAGTGATGAACAAAGCTTGCTTAGGAAGAATTGGGGCTTAAAGGACCTCAGGATCCCACATTCCTCACCTTTTCCCCATTCTTGATGTAGACCTCCTTCCGAATCAGTGTCTTCTTATGATCCTTAGACAGCTCGGACACAAACAGAGCTTTGATATCCTTTGCCGGGAGCAGCTCTTGCACTGGACGAATAGACAGACTGGGTCATTTCAgcactctcccttcccccattgTCCTTGTCCTTTGTCTTTGTCACTCAGCAAATGTTCTTCCACCCCTTCCTGTGAGCTAGAGATGGCTGGGCATCACCTGCCCTTCCTGCAGCTCCCTCTCATGCCTCCCTTGTCTCTCAGAACCTCACCCTTACGCTACTCTCCCTGATACCGTCTTACTCTGTTGCCGGCACGTGGTTGAATGTGGAAGCCTCAAAGCTTGATTCGATCCCTCAGTGCAGGGGAGACAAATGGGCCTGTTGAGGAGAGATGGGAAAATTTGGGGATGGTGAACCCTGGACCTGCCCCAGTCTTCCAGCCCTGCCTTTCGCAGCCTTGTCTCTTTGGGAATCCAGATGGCTCACCTGATGGTCTCACTGTACTTGAGCTTCTTCTTGAGCTTGATGAGGGCCACGTCATAGTCATAAAATTCAGGAATACCTTTTGCTTTTTTCGCATTGAGGTCGTAGTTTGGGTGAAATAGGACTTCTTCTATCTCCCACTCCTGCTTCTTCCCTCCTGAAGTAGGAGAGTGGGTACCTCTAGACCACCCACTACTCTGTAGGCAGTCTCCTGCCCCCATGTCATCCCTAACTCAAGTCTTCTTCATCCCTAAGTGGTCCAGCGTGCAAGGGAAGGGGCTGCGTTGAGGTCAGGTGGAGTGTGGCCTCTTGAAGAGAGTGGGAGGTTCTGCCCAGAGGGCATGGCTGAAGCTCAGGATTGATTGGTTGCATCCTTACCCATGCTGACCTTGATTGAGTGTTTCTCGTCATCCACAGTGAAACAGTGTGCCGCTGTCAGCACAAAGTACTCAGACACCACAGCACCCATACAGCTCTCATGTCCCTTCAAAGGACGCTGGGAAGAGAGCGGCAGAGGGAAAGCTCGGCTTTCACAGACAACACCATCTATGAACACTTTGCCCTTCCCCCGACCTTCGTTTCACCCTGACCTCCCCTCCCATAAGTCCCCGCCGCCAGGACACTGCACTCACAGTGACTGAGATCTTGGCCTGCCATGGTTGCTTGTGATAGTCAGTACCTTTCTTGTGCTCCCAAACCATGCCGCAAAGACCCAGAGTCCGGGTTTCATCTGGCAAGAAAGGAGATTGTACTGAAAGCCGGGACACTTCATTTCCGAATGGCAGCAGCCTTTCGAGGAGGGATGCCTACATGTCTATGGGGACCAGATGCCataggaggaaagggaaggcagGGGCACTTGTTTCCTTACATTGAGGGCAGGGAACCACTGTGGTATCGTGAAAAGAACGGGGAACAAAGATCAGAGAGCTGGATGTTTTCAGGCCCAGCTCTTGCTAACTTGTCGTTCCTTGACCTCTCTTGGCCCCAGTTCCCACATCTGTAAAACGAGGGACTTAGGAAAGATCTCTGCATCATTCAGAACTCTGTGATTCTAAGATCAGGGAGTGGGCAGTACCAGGAAGCAAGAATAATGACACGGAGGTAGAGAAGGAGGAATGAGAAAGGACTTGCAGACTGCCAGGGCTTCAGGAGGGGTGGAAGAACGAGTGACCTTGAGGGGTCTGGGGAGAGCTGAGTTTCCTCACCATCTCCTTATCCCCTTCTGATATCTTCCTACCAAGCATTTGTATGAAAACATCCTCCAGGTTATCTATGTCCTTGAGTTTGAACACGTGTTGCTCCTTATCCTTCTTGGAAGCCAAAGCATTGATGCTGTCTTGGTCCACCAGAGGCCCAACCCCAAACACATAGATGTctgggagagaaaaagggagagtgaGGGTCCAAGCCCTGGGGGGCAGGAGCTAAGAAAGTGGGGTGCTGAGTCCTAGGCAATAAAACTCACCCAGATAATCCTCCCTGGGCTTTTTGCGATTTCTACCAATGTCCAGCAAGTCCCGGATATCGTGAATGACAGAGACTGGATCCCCACCCATGTTGTGCAAGCCTGCAGGAGAGACCAGGACCATGAAGgtgggagacaaggaaggaagagGGTCAAGGAAGATAAACTGGCCAGAAGGAGTGACATATACAGCGGAGTGAGCAGGTTGGGGAGGAGATGGACGTGAGAGATGGTGGCGAGAAGGGTCCCTCCTCATAAAGGTTCACAGGAAAGGGCAGCATTCAGGCCCCCAACCGTGAGCCCAGCGCTACACGTGGACTTCAGGGCCACACGCTggttggagagggtggggagccaGAGGCAGGGGAACAGTCCCTCTGACCATCAGTCATGAGGAGGATGACGTGGCGGGTGCGGTTCCAGGCTTCAGGGAGTTTGTTCACTTCCCTgttcatcatgttgtatacttCCAGGAGAGCCTTCTTGGTGTTAGTCCCTGCCCTCAACTTGTGGTCTGtggaaagggaagaaatcatCACCTCCACCTGGACTTCCGAGCCATCCTTGACCCCAGAGGCCTAGCAGCAACTGAGATCCACATCTGTCAACTTTTTGAGTTAATCGTCACCCCAGTGACTTCCCTTTGACAACAAAGTGACCATCTCAGTTCCAAAGGGTTCCCACCAAAAACCCCCATTTTCCAATGACCCTGCTGCCCATCCATGGATTAAAAAGTAGTCCTCCTTGTCTCACTGCCCTCCCCACAACACTCCTGAAACTTCGGACCTCTCTGACCCCAAAGCGAACCTCCCACCATTCCCTTCCCTGACTTCTGACCTTCGTAGTTGATTTGGTTGAGCTGCTCTGTGACCCAGTCTGCATCGCTGCTCTTTGGGTCAGACACTCTGATCAAAACTTTGGGGTCTGTGGCATATGTCACTAGACCATATTTTGGCCTCACCCCATAACTTGCCACCTGTGGGTGAGGGGAGCAAGGGGTCATGGCACTGAAAGTAGAATATATGGCTGGGAGAATTCAGCAGCTTTACTGGGACAGACAGTGAAGGACATCGTAAGAGACTCATCACCCTGGGGTTCATGGAGGAGTCTGGGTTAAAGATCAAGAAACTGCTTCAagtaaaaggaaaggaagacagaatAGGACCTGGAGATTTTCTGGGACCCTGTGGCTCAGAGGGGCTGGGAGCATCAGGGAGCTAGTCCTGGCAGGGCAGTGAGGTCCATTCAGGGTCCCCACATTCAGGGGGAGGGGGCCCCACCTTCTCAATGAAGTTGCTGAGACACCTCTTGGCCCCTGTGAAGTTGTGGGACCCAATGCTGTCTGATCCATCCAGCACCAGGTAGATGTTCATGGAGCCTGAGGggtccaggataatcttcctctTCTGTTGTTCCCCTGGGTGCCAAGAGAGACACTCAGGCTCCAGGAGGCATGGTTCTCCTGCcccttctccatcctcctcccacccccaattccctgccctgcctcccctcTCTATCTTCAAACCTGGGCTGTGCCCATCCTCAGCATCAACTCCTTCTATGGTCTCTGTCAGGGAAGACAGGAAGGCTTCGGCCACCTCTGCAGGGGTATCGTACATAAAGGAGTCTGGGAGAAGTCAGAAAGCAGGTCAAATGTCTGGGAGGGTCAGGGACATAGTGACGAGAGATGGTGGGTTTCCAGGGTGGGAAGGGCTCAGAAGTTCTTCGGGGAGGTTTAGATGTGAGGAAGGAGCTGGGTTGCAGTAGGGGGAGAAGGCAGTGCTCTGGTGTGGGAATGTGAGGTTGGGAGAGCAGGATCTGACGTGAGAGTACGGATCAAGGGTCACCTTGGCAAGAAGGCTCCGTTCCACTCCAAGAGCCACCTTCCTGACATGTTCGCTGCTTGGAGCCACGTAGGGTGAGCCCCCGGCTGCAGTAGTAGGTGACAGTGTCTTCAAGGCGGTACTGGCTGCCCACCTTCCTTGTGCCAATGGGGATGCCCGGGTTCAGGCAGTACCCCGCTGCAGAAGCATGAGACATGGAGGTAAGGGCCAAAGCCTGAGGGCAAGGTAGAGCA
Protein-coding regions in this window:
- the NELFE gene encoding negative elongation factor E isoform X1, which encodes MLVIPPGLSEEEEALQKKFNKLKKKKKALLALKKQSSSSTASQGGVKRSLSEQPVVDTATATEQAKQLVKSGAISAIKAETKNSGFKRSRTLEGKLKDPEKGPVPTFQPFQRSISADDDLQESSRRPQRKSLYESFVSSSDRLRELGPDGEEAERPGAGDAPARSFDWGYEERGSARSSGSPPRSRSRDRSRERNRDRDRERDRDRERDRERDRDRDRDRDRDRDRDRDRDRDREGPFRRSDSFPERRAPRKGNTLYVYGEDMTPTLLRGAFSPFGNIIDLSMDPPRNSTGPKWSPYSSKSALPENSPCWTLPLASLSGAPWLSRIALRVATGTRGPRLSTVMTSIRKTLWTASREWNWIPCASSGPALVSVKH
- the NELFE gene encoding negative elongation factor E isoform X2, whose amino-acid sequence is MLVIPPGLSEEEEALQKKFNKLKKKKKALLALKKQSSSSTASQGGVKRSLSEQPVVDTATATEQAKQLVKSGAISAIKAETKNSGFKRSRTLEGKLKDPEKGPVPTFQPFQRSISADDDLQESSRRPQRKSLYESFVSSSDRLRELGPDGEEAERPGAGDAPARSFDWGYEERGSARSSGSPPRSRSRDRSRERNRDRDRERDRDRERDRERDRDRDRDRDRDRDRDRDRDRDREGPFRRSDSFPERRAPRKGNTLYVYGEDMTPTLLRGAFSPFGNIIDLSMDPPRNCAFVTYEKMESADQAVAELNGTQVESVQLKVSIARKQPMLDAATGKSVWGSLAVQNSPKGCHRDKRTQIVYSDDVYKENLVDGF
- the CFB gene encoding complement factor B — its product is MGSKRSPQLCLVPLILGLLSGGVSMTPLPEAGPQSPCSLEGVEIKGGSFRLLKAGQSLEYLCPSGFYPYPVQIRTCRSTGSWSTLQTQDKKIVKRAECKAIRCPRPQDFENGEYWPRAPYYNLSDEISFHCYDGYNLRGSANRTCQATGRWDGETAICDDGAGYCLNPGIPIGTRKVGSQYRLEDTVTYYCSRGLTLRGSKQRTCQEGGSWSGTEPSCQDSFMYDTPAEVAEAFLSSLTETIEGVDAEDGHSPGEQQKRKIILDPSGSMNIYLVLDGSDSIGSHNFTGAKRCLSNFIEKVASYGVRPKYGLVTYATDPKVLIRVSDPKSSDADWVTEQLNQINYEDHKLRAGTNTKKALLEVYNMMNREVNKLPEAWNRTRHVILLMTDGLHNMGGDPVSVIHDIRDLLDIGRNRKKPREDYLDIYVFGVGPLVDQDSINALASKKDKEQHVFKLKDIDNLEDVFIQMLDETRTLGLCGMVWEHKKGTDYHKQPWQAKISVTRPLKGHESCMGAVVSEYFVLTAAHCFTVDDEKHSIKVSMGGKKQEWEIEEVLFHPNYDLNAKKAKGIPEFYDYDVALIKLKKKLKYSETIRPICLPCTEGSNQALRLPHSTTCRQQMQELLPAKDIKALFVSELSKDHKKTLIRKEVYIKNGEKKTGCERDALRAIGYDKVKDVSEVVTPRFLCTGGVAPYADPNTCKGDSGGPLFIHKKSRFIQVGVISWGVVDVCKGQQQVPAYARDFHINLYQVLPWLKEKLQDEDLGFL